The Bombus fervidus isolate BK054 chromosome 1, iyBomFerv1, whole genome shotgun sequence genome includes a window with the following:
- the LOC139986459 gene encoding unconventional myosin-IXa isoform X2 codes for MDSCISGVVQVFVGEWSPEYEALSIKATKQTSSAEIVECIIERLGLVDASVSNGYELAEVVGNSVGQECKERRLGPCECPVALMLLWPKNAAQQEYYRFYLRKKQPDYLWSDSRFPMDPQLLKDYFNRFLYQPRDKEYPDLCQLPDLNEQTLLDNLRARFLAGNIYTYVGSILIALNPFKFYPIYNPKYVKLYQNRRLGPDIPPHIFAIADAAYHCMLKEKRNQCIVISGESGSGKTESTNFLLHHLTALSQKGSHGSGVEQTILSAGPVLEAFGNAKTAHNNNSSRFGKFIQVNYKENGMVHGAVVQKYLLEKSRIVSQGRNERNYHVFYYLLAGASEQEKQLLHLESCDRYNYLNKSGCYGLENVDERHEFSRLKQSMEMVGFTPEKQRRLFAVLSAVLLLGNVEFQPRKSYHHHDEAVGVKNPEVVALISELLRVKQETLLAALTAKRARASGETLVINYRLPEAIAARDAMAKCLYGALFDWIVLQVNHALLSKKDTLRDHQGNSIGVLDIFGFEDFKMCNSFEQLCINYANEQLQHYFNQHVFQYEQREYRKQGIRWTDIGYSDNSGCLNLIEGKPNGLLCLLDDQCNFPGATNETLLQKFNTVHKDNPFYEAPQRREAAFVVRHYAGSVKYQAANMREKNLDLMRPDGVVGVLKNSSLAFVRELVGADPVAVFRWAILRAFFRAHFAFQEAGRAHRHGRADGTKTSIQNRYRTPNENLISHLVTLSTVNLTINRIAKNKSFRPRERGKKGLKNLQTVKTLAGRTQSYGSGPGKARKQPMTVSAQFQQSLHSLMDTLNQANPFFIRCIKSNANKVPNEFDEETVQRQLRYTGMLETVRIRQAGFNVRLTYEEFIQLYRMLLPKGLLSSQSDVRDFLLTLNLNRDNYQLGTTKVFLRESEKIKLDIELHQQIITSITTIQKWFRACLERRKFLRLKNAVVQIQSFWRMVIAQRFAHSLRTRIEAVTHIQSAWRAYKQHSWFKKLKSCVITFQAHVRGNRARKTFAELKKQKKLLVDKIGEYKETQNQGELVYDNSKIYPRLRNSEESLTDQGLLEFNTIRKTESQNRLTSARMDNVLRDSAVDTSMSYSKRKIIPNTRILQESSSILRNTDSFPSDEFNERKSSLESLTSLRSYESQVSNSSESQDNSYGKPVPSTRTKRCDQSPVVAANTNLVNASSRLSSVNKRADSSSTGYSDGETDTEIPSTVQSAPPVFNTTPSFPSPREITYHQSNMSLTHSPNSDVWRRRADFSSSINYSDYLLSGPQKSTLTRSPNVSQYKSIADNMFEQVQQDKPNEASNYNVKLDSDRFIHMDSSSGREQRRLSDNSVPSERIESVPVSPIRRDHGYGHSKEMKDFSYLRRQNSEGDTSMKLDAMNDENALKSPLLKGTSPKEKNSKPKEKCEPDVPVRSARRNRPTREVQCRSMGESVSETNSGETKSLFLGTIKESDLHKATTIRPRKDSPHDTPSRSITDWPVNKNEAALKTQQPGKRMRSNAITTLELRRRNSDPATKISGLSEDKPGTDTSPNDLKLAPGMDLLEWKGNLFTLAGHCFRKVARFAKDDVCVCCHEKMDAFVTQGYKCIDCKQLYHVKCIQNGGVLKMPCILANTPGRRKHRKPPRTPYDASKQVVVSKFSLTGTSAFSDSTDKIISDAKELALMQDFITKKIYVMEGQEGGKKPSEVDRVFKQALRKFKDDLVITYSVAIQQGVEGNIKYTDLIANFLHVIETVCKQENTSEDFPVTMGVNAFRGFMNEFMTLVKTEALEKQSKSKRKKEKKRKHEEPIRHGNHMFQLTIINIPTACEVCTSFFMWPIERGLVCQNCKLTCHKKCYIKASAECGKEASHEMNSRKIFGVPLYKLDCGDGKVPIVVDRLITTIEMHGLYTEGIYRKSGVSSKVKELKVKMDEGDLEKVDFENYQVHVLAAVLKSFFRDMPEPLLTFEYYDDFLHAANLTDPRDRISTLFAILKKLPKPNFDLMERLIVHLARVALHEVDNRMSPSALAIVFAPCILRTNRTLPAQDSLQDVGRQTCCVETIVQEKLRVVRATLADINTLESACHTATYRLSSLRSSKIFSPEELNAATPSVTARCVTTDRERDRGDEEEALLVDHIQEIQKEKALLTSTLPSLTRASSDDDLLLSATDLDDGSLDDLLPSSADGLVRKRPIQRQSSADNAFPTIISVDEDMVMV; via the exons ATGGACAGTTGTATCTCGGGGGTAGTGCAAGTATTTGTGGGTGAATGGAGCCCAGAATATGAAGCACTTTCAATTAAAGCTACAAAACAAACTTCCTCAGCTGAGATAGTGGAGTGTATTATAGAGAGACTTGGATTAGTTGATGCATCTGTTTCAAATGGTTATGAGTTAGCAGAAGTAGTAGGAAACTCTGTTGGGCAAGAATGTAAAGAAAGAAGACTTGGGCCATGTGAGTGCCCTGTGGCACTTATGTTATTATGGCCAAAAAATGCAGCGCAACAAGAATACTACag gtTTTACTTGCGCAAAAAACAACCAGATTATTTGTGGTCAGATAGTAGGTTTCCCATGGATCCACAACTCCTCAAGGACTATTTTAATAGATTCCTATATCAACCACGAGATAAGGAGTATCCAGATCTATGTCAACTTCCAGATCTTAATGAACAAACTCTATTGGACAACCTTCGGGCTAGGTTTTTAGCTGgaaacatatatacatatgttggCAGCATATTAATTGCCTTGAATCCGTTTAAATTTTACCCTATTTACAATccaaaatatgtaaaactcTATCAAAATAGAAGGTTGGGGCCAGATATACCTCCACATATATTTGCCATAGCTGATGCAGCTTATCATTGTATgcttaaagaaaaaagaaatcagtGCATTGTTATTAGTGGTGAGAGTGGCTCGGGTAAAACAGAGTCAACTAATTTTCTACTGCATCATTTGACAGCACTTAGTCAGAAAGGTTCTCATGGTAGTGGTGTTGAACAGACAATACTCAGTGCTGGTCCAGTACTAGAAGCATTTGGAAATGCAAAAACTGCACATAACAACAATAGTAGTCGTTTTGGTAAATTTATCCAAGtgaattataaagaaaatggAATGGTCCATGG GGCGGTCgtacaaaaatatcttttgGAAAAATCAAGAATAGTTTCTCaaggaagaaatgaaagaaattatcatgtattttattatcttttggCTGGTGCAAGTGAACAAGAAAAGCAACTTTTGCATTTAGAAAGTTGCGaccgttacaattatttaaataaaagtggCTGTTATGGACTAGAAAATGTTGATGAACGACACGAATTTTCAAGGTTGAAACAGTCTATGGAAATGGTTGGATTTACGCCAGAAAAGCAGAGACGATTGTTTGCAGTTCTGTCAGCTGTTCTTTTACTCG GTAATGTGGAGTTTCAGCCTAGAAAATCTTATCACCATCACGACGAAGCTGTGGGAGTTAAAAATCCTGAAGTGGTTGCATTGATATCTGAACTTCTTCGAGTAAAACAAGAAACTCTTTTGGCTGCGCTTACTGCTAAACGTGCAAGAGCGTCTGGAGAAACATTAGTTATTAACTATAGGCTTCCAGAAGCAATTGCGGCACGAGATGCTATGGCCAAGTGTTTATATGGAGCTCTATTTGATTGGATTGTGCTTCAG GTGAATCATGCTTTACTTTCAAAGAAAGATACCCTCAGGGATCATCAAGGCAATAGCATAGGTGTATTAGATATCTTTGGTTTTGAAGACTTTAAAATGTGCAATAGCTTCGAACAGTTATGTATAAATTATGCTAATGAACAACTACAACATTATTTCAATCAGCATGTTTTCCAATATGAACAACGAGAGTATAGAAAACAGGGGATTAGATGGACAGACATAGGCTACAGTGATAATTCAGgttgtttaaatttaatagaagGGAAACCGAATGGCCTCCTTTGTCTTTTAGATGATCAATGCAA CTTTCCGGGTGCAACGAATGAGACACtgctacaaaaatttaatacagtACATAAAGACAATCCATTTTATGAAGCACCACAACGACGCGAAGCAGCCTTTGTTGTACGTCATTATGCAGGATCTGTTAAGTACCAAGCTGCTAATATGAGAGAAAAGAATCTGGATTTAATGCGACCCGATGGTGTTGTTGGTGTATTGAAGAATTCTTCCCTTGCTTTTGTTCGAGAATTAGTGGGTGCAGATCCGGTTGCGGTATTTAgatgggcaatacttcgaGCATTTTTTCGCGCTCATTTTGCTTTCCAAGAAGCTGGTCGAGCTCATAGACATGGTCGAG CTGATGGTACAAAAACATCTATACAAAACAGGTATAGGACACCGAACGAGAATTTAATAAG CCATCTTGTGACGTTGTCGACCGTCAATCTAACTATTAACCGAATCGC gaaaaataaatcatttcgaCCAAGAGAACGGGGTAAGAAGGGTCTAAAAAATCTACAAACTGTAAAAACACTTGCTGGAAGAACGCAAAGTTATGGCTCAGGACCTGGAAAAGCAAGAAAGCAGCCTATGACAGTATCTGCACAATTTCAACAAAGTCTGCATAGTCTTATGGATACGTTAAACCAAGCAAACCCTTTCTTCATTAGATGCATTAAAAGCAATGCCAACAAGGTACCAAATGAGTTCGATGAAGAAACAGTGCAACGACAGTTAAGATATACAGGAATGTTAGAAACAGTCAGAATAAGACAAGCTGGATTTAACGTCAGATTAACATATGAAGAATTTATTCAATTGTATAGAATGTTATTACCTAAGGGTTTATTAAGTTCCCAATCTGACGTTAGAGATTTTCTATTGACACTAAATTTAAATAGAGATAATTATCAACTTGGAACAACTAAAGTGTTTCTTAGAGAatcagaaaaaattaaactagACATTGAATTACACCAACAAATCATTACAAGCATTACAACTATACAAAAATGGTTCCGTGCGTGTttagaaagaaggaaattccTTAGATTGAAAAATGCAGTTGTGCAAATACAGTCATTTTGGAGGATGGTCATTGCCCAAAGATTTGCACATTCTTTACGCACTAGAATCGAGGCTGTCACTCACATCCAATCTGCTTGGAGGGCATATAAACAGCATAGTTGGTTTAAGAAACTTAAGTCTTGTGTAATTACGTTTCAAGCTCATGTTCGCGGTAATAGAGCGAGGAAGACTTTCgcagaattaaaaaaacagaaaaaattgCTTGTTGATAAAATCGGAGAGTATAAAGAAACTCAAAATCAAGGAGAGCTTGTTTATGATAACAGTAAGATATATCCTAGGCTCAGGAATAGCGAAGA GTCACTCACGGATCAGGGCTTGTTGGAATTTAATACGATTCGTAAAACGGAGTCTCAGAATCGTCTTACGTCAGCAag AATGGATAATGTACTTCGAGATAGTGCAGTTGATACGAGTATGTCATATTCAAAGCGTAAAATTATACCAAATACAAGAATATTGCAAGAATCTAGCTCGATCTTAAGAAACACGGATTCTTTTCCTTCGGATGAATTTAACGAGCGTAAAAGCAGCTTGGAAAGTTTGACTAGTTTAAGAAGCTATGAATCTCAAGTGAGCAACAGTTCTGAATCTCAAGACAATTCTTATGGCAAACCGGTACCGAGCACTAGAACGAAACGCTGTGATCAATCTCCAGTAGTTGCCGCAAATACAAACTTAGTAAATGCTTCGAGCAGATTGTCGTCTGTTAATAAACGAGCAGACAGTTCATCGACGGGATATAGCGATGGAGAAACTGATACAGAAATCCCGAGTACAGTACAAAGTGCTCCGCCTGTTTTTAACACAACTCCATCATTTCCAAGTCCACGAGAAATTACATACCATCAATCTAACATGAGTCTAACGCATAGTCCAAATTCAGATGTCTGGCGTCGCCGAGCAGACTTTTCTTCGTCCATTAATTATAGTGATTATTTACTGTCTGGTCCTCAAAAATCAACCTTGACGCGTTCTCCAAACGTTTCTCAATATAAAAGTATAGCGGATAACATGTTCGAGCAAGTGCAACAAGACAAACCAAACGAAGCATCGAATTATAATGTGAAATTGGATAGTGACCGTTTTATTCATATGGATAGTTCATCAGGTAGAGAACAACGTCGATTAAGTGATAATAGCGTACCGAGCGAGCGGATTGAAAGCGTCCCAGTTTCACCTATCAGACGTGATCATGGTTATGGCCACagtaaagaaatgaaagatttTAGTTACTTGAGAAGGCAAAACTCGGAAGGAGATACATCTATGAAATTAGATGCTATGAATGATGAAAATGCTTTAAAAAGTCCCTTGTTGAAAGGAACTTCCCCCAAGGAGAAAAATTCGAAACCAAAGGAAAAATGCGAACCCGATGTGCCTGTCAGAAGTGCCAGAAGAAATCGTCCCACTCGGGAAGTTCAGTGCCGATCTATGGGCGAGAGTGTATCAGAAACCAACAGTGGAGAAACCAAAAGTCTATTTCTGGGTACGATCAAAGAGAGTGACCTACATAAAGCAACAACTATAAGGCCTCGGAAAGATAGTCCGCATGATACACCATCCAGGTCGATAACAGATTGGCCTGTAAACAAAAATGAAGCTGCATTGAAGACACAACAACCTGGAAAGCGTATGAGATCCAATGCTATAACAACACTAGAGCTGAGGAGAAGAAATTCGGACCCAGCAACTAAAATATCAGGACTTAGCGAAGACAAACCTGGAACTgatacaagtcccaatgacctAAAACTCGCACCTGGAATGGATCTATTAGAATGGAAAGGCAATCTTTTCACGTTAGCCGGTCATTGTTTTAGAAAAGTAGCAAGGTTTGCCAAAGACGACGTGTGCGTATGTTGCCACGAAAAGATGGATGCGTTCGTAACACAGGGGTACAAATGTATTGACTGTAAACAATTATACCATGTCAAATGTATTCAGAATGGCGGAGTACTTAAAATGCCGTGTATATTAGCGAACACTCCAGGTAGGCGAAAACACAGGAAACCACCACGAACGCCTTATGATGCCTCGAAACAAGTAGTGGTATCGAAATTCAGCTTAACCGGTACATCCGCGTTTTCTGACAGTACCGATAAGATTATATCCGACGCGAAAGAGTTAGCTCTCATGCAAGATTTTATTACGAAGAAGATATACGTAATGGAAGGACAAGAGGGAGGCAAGAAACCAAGCGAAGTCGATCGTGTATTTAAGCAGGCTTTGCGTAAATTTAAAGACGACCTAGTGATCACTTACAGCGTTGCTATTCAGCAAGGTGTGGAAGGCAACATCAAATACACTGACTTAATTGCGAACTTTTTGCACGTAATAGAAACAGTCTGCAAACAAGAAAATACCAGTGAAGATTTTCCCGTGACGATGGGAGTAAATGCATTTAGAGGATTCATGAATGAATTTATGACGCTAGTCAAAACAGAAGCACTGGAGAAACAGAGTAAAAGCAAgcgtaagaaagaaaaaaaaagaaaacatgaaGAACCAATACGTCATGGTAATCATATGTTCCAGTTAACTATTATAAACATCCCTACAGCTTGTGAAGTGTGTACGTCTTTCTTTATGTGGCCTATCGAGCGAGGACTTGTCTGTCAGA ATTGTAAGTTAACGTGCCACAAAAAGTGTTATATAAAAGCATCGGCAGAATGTGGAAAGGAAGCGTCGCACGAAATGAACTCACGGAAAATATTCGGTGTACCGTTGTATAAATTGGATTGTGGTGACGGTAAAGTACCAATAGTGGTAGATCGGTTAATTACAACCATAGAGATGCATGGTCTGTATACGGAAGGTATATATCGAAAGAGCGGTGTCAGTTCCAAAGTGAAGGAATTAAAAGTGAAAATGGACGAAGGTGATCTAGAGAAAGTGGACTTTGAGAATTATCAAGTACACGTGCTTGCAGCAGtattgaaaagtttctttcgagaTATGCCAGAGCCTCTCCTCACCTTCGAGTATTACGATGATTTTCTGCACGCTGCGAACTTAACGGATCCTCGGGATCGAATCAGTACGCTATTTGCAATTTTGAAGAAGCTGCCGAAGCCAAACTTCGATTTGATGGAACGACTGATCGTTCATCTAGCTAGAGTAGCGCTTCATGAAGTCGACAATCGAATGTCTCCGTCAGCCCTAGCAATAGTCTTCGCGCCGTGCATTCTGAGGACGAATAGGACGTTGCCCGCGCAAGATTCTTTACAAGATGTTGGCAGGCAGACTTGTTGCGTCGAAACGATCGTACAAGAGAAATTGAGGGTCGTGCGAGCAACTTTAGCCGACATAAATACACTCGAATCCGCTTGTCACACGGCGACTTATCGTTTATCCAGTTTACGATCTTCGAAAATCTTCAGCCCAGAGGAATTAAATGCGGCGACCCCAAGTGTGACTGCCAGATGTGTTACTACAGATCGTGAGAGAGATCGAGGCGATGAAGAGGAGGCGCTTCTCGTCGATCATATACAAGAAATCCAAAAGGAAAAGGCCCTACTAACTTCAACTCTTCCCAGCCTAACGAGAGCTTCTTCAGACGATGACCTACTTCTATCTGCCACAGACTTGGACGATGGATCTCTTGACGATCTTCTTCCATCTTCTGCCG ACGGACTCGTAAGAAAAAGACCTATCCAGAGGCAAAGTTCCGCAGACAATGCATTTCCGACGATCATCAGTGTTGATGAAGACATGGTAATGGTATGA